Proteins encoded in a region of the Streptococcus sanguinis genome:
- a CDS encoding Cna B-type domain-containing protein, producing the protein MKLKKWLLFLMLPLLFLLDLKLFTATAQADALKNAITDIKIWDHSNGREATKVNGAYNLVQGGNYRYELVFDLSAYDNQLKDGDTFTFTVPNGATIADGTTFTLTDNETQVQLGAAKMTSNGSGKGGLITVTIQNLADYKSKTTASGVRGSFFFDFQATTVGADQDWNYNPEETQGAMSHKVTINERKQSSFSTAGENYAKIGGVIAKKPYNSAILGKSGDYSHNWTVRINTQQKTYNSPIVIKDVIPDSSAPMQFVPEQFVLRQGEYTQSLSSIANSVILKEGQDYTVAYNDTYTEFTLTINNPGNHAFMLNYMTTSPADGSLVSNTAEMEVNNEKLPFRDDRPGVTSSTIERSSRITEGGVITADISNSLVLYKQDSKTGKMLEGAVFKVTTPSGEEITLPPTDANGRVSTQPFSSEEIKKGQFTVEEVTAPEGYVLDSNPMKVTIKADGAVKTVKNTVDPNASKKLTVKKVWKDENNQDGKRPASIAVDVYANGQKLADKTVTVTGGSTDAEWTAQTTDLPIFDTNGQKITYTIGEDQLDGYDAPEVDQGNLTVTNTRTPEKIAIKASKKWDDAENQDGKRPANVVVKLYKEVGGQKSEVANRTLTEADQWATEFANLNKYEKGQEVVYSLEEDAVPHYQSQVTGNAADGFVVTNTYKPETTKISGQKKWDDADNQDGKRPNAVRVKILKGQDIVDVQEVTAANGWKYESNPLPKYAAGQEIAYTVAEEAVSGYTSKVDGYNITNSYTPEAVKVSGQKKWDDADNQDGKRPASVKVKILNGDTVVDEQNVTSANDWKYESKALPKYAAGQEITYTVSEEAVPGYDSKVDGYNITNSYTPETTTVSGSKTWEDGDNQDGKRPASITVNLLADGQKVNTQTVGEAEGWSYNFTGLPVYKDGQRITYTVTEEVVPGYSTNLNGYNITNSYTPEKAEITASKTWNDSDNQDGKRPTKISIKLMKTVGGVKTEVASKEVTAADQWQTKFENLPVYENGQKIDYSIEEDDVAGYTKEIKDFTVTNSYTPEMIKISGQKVWDDADNQDGKRPASVKVKVKNGDTVVDELEVTAANDWKFESKALPKYAAGQEIAYTVTEEAVADYQTKIDKFTITNSYTPQSTEYAVTKVWDDADNQDGKRPASITVQLYRSVNGQEPIAVAGKTLTLTADNETAANTWKASFTNLPQFDKGQEITYSVKEDDATVAVLKEKGYSPKVEGQTITNSHTPEQVKVSGQKVWDDADDQDGKRPTSITVKVMDGSTVVDRLEVTAANGWKFESKDLPKYRNGQEIAYTLTEDAVAQYETKIDKFTVTNSYTPETVKVSGQKVWDDANNQDGKRPASIKVKILDGDKVVDELEVTAATDWKFESKDLPKNKKGKKINYTVLEEVTVEGYSSSQEQATDGSYTLTNSYKPTQIAVKGTAVWSDAENQDKVRPSKITVRLLADGKPIKELVVSEENGWQYNFSDLPKYKDGKEIVYSVAADPVDGYKLEINGTQLTFSHIPAKKESVEDKVSTNKPGGQAPKGGGKALPRTGQEESLLVTILGFLAALLAGGMLMAKAKRS; encoded by the coding sequence ATGAAACTGAAAAAATGGCTGCTGTTTTTGATGCTGCCCCTTCTGTTTTTGCTGGATTTGAAGCTATTTACAGCAACTGCTCAAGCCGATGCTTTGAAGAATGCAATCACAGATATTAAAATCTGGGACCATTCTAATGGCCGCGAAGCAACTAAGGTTAATGGTGCTTACAATTTGGTTCAAGGGGGAAATTATCGCTATGAGCTAGTTTTTGATTTGTCTGCTTACGATAACCAGCTCAAGGATGGGGATACCTTTACCTTTACAGTACCGAACGGTGCAACCATTGCTGATGGTACAACTTTTACTCTGACGGATAATGAAACGCAGGTCCAGCTCGGAGCTGCTAAGATGACATCGAATGGTTCAGGTAAGGGCGGTCTGATCACGGTTACTATTCAGAATTTGGCAGATTACAAGTCTAAGACAACTGCTAGTGGAGTAAGAGGGAGCTTCTTCTTTGACTTTCAGGCGACGACAGTAGGCGCTGATCAGGACTGGAATTATAATCCCGAGGAAACTCAAGGCGCGATGAGCCATAAGGTAACCATTAACGAGCGCAAACAAAGCAGTTTTTCAACAGCCGGTGAAAACTACGCTAAGATTGGAGGGGTCATTGCTAAGAAGCCATATAATTCGGCTATTCTTGGCAAGAGCGGAGACTACTCCCATAACTGGACTGTTCGTATCAATACTCAGCAAAAGACTTATAATTCTCCGATTGTTATCAAGGATGTAATTCCAGATAGCAGTGCGCCAATGCAATTCGTTCCGGAGCAATTTGTCCTTCGCCAAGGGGAGTACACACAGAGTTTATCAAGTATTGCGAATTCTGTTATCTTGAAAGAAGGTCAAGATTATACGGTTGCCTATAATGACACTTATACAGAATTTACTCTAACCATCAATAACCCAGGCAACCACGCCTTTATGTTGAACTATATGACAACTTCACCAGCTGATGGTTCTTTGGTGTCGAATACGGCTGAGATGGAAGTTAATAATGAAAAACTGCCATTCAGAGATGATCGTCCTGGTGTTACGTCTTCTACAATAGAACGTAGTAGCCGGATTACAGAGGGCGGTGTCATTACAGCTGACATCAGCAACAGTCTGGTTCTCTACAAGCAAGATTCTAAGACTGGCAAAATGCTGGAAGGTGCTGTCTTTAAGGTGACAACTCCTAGCGGTGAAGAGATTACTCTGCCGCCGACAGATGCTAACGGTCGGGTTTCTACACAGCCTTTCTCAAGTGAAGAAATCAAGAAAGGTCAATTCACAGTAGAAGAAGTAACAGCTCCGGAAGGCTATGTACTGGACAGCAATCCGATGAAGGTGACTATCAAGGCTGATGGAGCGGTTAAGACAGTCAAGAATACGGTGGATCCAAATGCCAGCAAAAAGCTGACAGTCAAGAAAGTTTGGAAAGATGAAAACAATCAAGATGGCAAGCGTCCGGCTTCTATTGCTGTAGATGTCTACGCTAACGGTCAAAAGTTGGCTGATAAGACAGTGACTGTAACTGGCGGAAGTACAGATGCGGAGTGGACAGCTCAGACAACTGATTTACCAATCTTTGATACAAATGGTCAAAAAATCACCTATACAATCGGTGAAGATCAGCTTGATGGCTACGATGCTCCAGAAGTAGATCAGGGGAATCTCACTGTTACCAATACTCGTACGCCAGAGAAAATCGCTATCAAAGCCAGCAAGAAATGGGATGATGCCGAGAATCAAGACGGCAAACGTCCTGCCAATGTTGTTGTCAAACTTTATAAAGAAGTCGGCGGTCAGAAATCAGAAGTTGCGAACCGAACTCTGACTGAAGCTGACCAGTGGGCAACCGAGTTCGCCAACTTGAACAAATATGAAAAGGGACAAGAAGTTGTTTATTCTCTGGAAGAAGACGCGGTCCCTCACTATCAATCTCAGGTAACTGGCAATGCTGCTGATGGCTTTGTAGTGACCAACACTTACAAGCCAGAAACCACCAAGATTTCCGGTCAGAAGAAGTGGGATGATGCGGACAATCAAGACGGCAAGCGTCCAAATGCTGTTAGAGTCAAGATCTTGAAAGGCCAAGATATTGTCGATGTACAGGAAGTGACGGCTGCCAACGGTTGGAAATATGAATCTAATCCTCTTCCTAAATATGCAGCTGGCCAAGAAATTGCTTATACTGTTGCAGAAGAAGCTGTCTCAGGCTACACGAGCAAAGTGGACGGCTACAATATCACCAACTCTTACACTCCAGAAGCGGTCAAGGTTTCCGGTCAGAAGAAATGGGATGATGCGGACAACCAAGATGGTAAGCGCCCAGCTTCTGTTAAGGTTAAAATTCTGAATGGTGATACGGTTGTTGATGAGCAAAATGTTACTTCCGCTAACGACTGGAAGTATGAGTCTAAGGCCCTGCCTAAATATGCAGCAGGTCAAGAAATTACTTATACCGTAAGTGAGGAAGCTGTACCAGGTTATGATAGCAAAGTGGATGGTTACAACATTACCAACTCTTACACTCCAGAGACAACGACTGTGTCTGGAAGCAAGACTTGGGAGGATGGCGATAACCAGGATGGCAAACGTCCAGCTTCTATCACAGTTAATCTGCTAGCTGACGGTCAAAAAGTCAATACTCAAACAGTCGGAGAGGCAGAAGGCTGGTCTTACAACTTTACTGGCTTGCCAGTCTACAAGGATGGCCAACGAATTACCTATACAGTGACGGAAGAAGTTGTACCAGGTTATTCAACCAATCTCAACGGCTACAATATCACTAACTCTTATACACCAGAAAAGGCAGAAATCACTGCCAGCAAGACTTGGAATGACAGCGACAATCAAGACGGCAAGCGTCCAACTAAGATTAGCATTAAGCTGATGAAGACCGTCGGCGGTGTCAAGACAGAAGTCGCTAGCAAGGAAGTGACAGCTGCTGATCAATGGCAAACCAAATTTGAAAATCTGCCAGTTTATGAAAATGGTCAGAAGATTGATTACTCTATCGAGGAAGATGATGTGGCTGGCTACACTAAAGAAATCAAAGATTTCACAGTTACCAACTCTTACACTCCAGAGATGATTAAGATTTCCGGTCAAAAAGTCTGGGATGACGCTGATAACCAAGATGGCAAGCGTCCAGCTTCTGTTAAGGTTAAGGTGAAAAATGGCGATACTGTCGTAGATGAGTTGGAAGTAACAGCTGCTAACGATTGGAAGTTTGAGTCTAAAGCCCTTCCTAAGTATGCAGCAGGTCAAGAGATTGCCTATACTGTTACTGAAGAAGCAGTTGCGGACTATCAAACTAAGATTGATAAGTTTACCATTACTAATTCTTACACTCCTCAAAGTACAGAATATGCTGTTACGAAGGTCTGGGATGATGCTGATAACCAAGACGGTAAGCGTCCAGCTTCTATCACAGTGCAGCTGTATCGCTCAGTAAATGGTCAAGAGCCAATTGCTGTCGCAGGTAAGACATTGACCTTGACAGCTGATAATGAGACAGCTGCTAATACTTGGAAAGCAAGCTTCACTAATCTGCCTCAGTTTGACAAGGGACAGGAGATCACCTACTCTGTCAAAGAGGATGATGCAACAGTAGCCGTTTTGAAAGAAAAAGGTTACAGTCCGAAAGTAGAAGGTCAGACAATCACTAACTCTCATACTCCAGAGCAGGTGAAAGTTTCTGGTCAGAAAGTCTGGGATGATGCAGACGATCAAGACGGCAAACGCCCAACATCTATTACAGTAAAAGTAATGGATGGAAGCACAGTTGTTGATAGACTTGAAGTAACAGCTGCTAATGGATGGAAGTTTGAATCTAAAGACCTGCCTAAATATAGAAATGGTCAAGAGATTGCTTACACACTTACTGAAGATGCCGTTGCTCAGTATGAAACGAAGATTGATAAGTTCACTGTTACCAACTCCTACACTCCAGAAACCGTTAAAGTCTCTGGTCAAAAGGTTTGGGATGATGCCAATAACCAAGATGGCAAGCGCCCAGCATCTATCAAGGTCAAGATTTTGGACGGAGATAAGGTGGTAGATGAGCTGGAAGTAACAGCTGCTACTGACTGGAAGTTTGAGTCTAAGGATCTGCCTAAGAATAAGAAGGGCAAGAAAATCAACTATACAGTCCTTGAAGAAGTGACAGTTGAGGGTTATAGCAGCAGCCAGGAACAAGCAACAGACGGTAGCTACACCTTGACCAACAGTTATAAACCAACACAGATTGCTGTTAAGGGAACTGCGGTATGGTCAGATGCTGAAAATCAAGATAAGGTTCGACCTTCTAAGATTACTGTTCGACTCTTGGCAGATGGCAAACCAATCAAAGAACTGGTTGTATCAGAAGAAAATGGTTGGCAGTATAACTTTAGCGACCTTCCTAAGTACAAGGATGGCAAGGAAATTGTCTATAGCGTTGCTGCTGATCCAGTAGATGGCTACAAGCTTGAGATCAACGGTACTCAGCTGACCTTCAGTCATATCCCTGCTAAGAAAGAGAGTGTTGAAGATAAGGTTTCAACTAATAAGCCAGGCGGTCAAGCTCCGAAAGGCGGAGGAAAAGCTCTTCCTCGTACTGGACAGGAAGAAAGTCTTCTTGTTACTATTCTTGGCTTCCTAGCAGCGCTTCTCGCAGGAGGAATGCTGATGGCTAAGGCAAAACGCAGCTAA
- the rsgA gene encoding ribosome small subunit-dependent GTPase A has protein sequence MQGKIIKALAGFYYVESDGQVYQTRARGNFRKKGQTPYVGDDVEFSAEKDSEGYILKIAERKNSLVRPPIVNIDQAVVIMSAKEPDFNANLLDRFLVLLEHKQIHPIIYISKLDLLEDEQSLDIYVQAYQDIEYEVLKATEELLPLLTGKITVFMGQTGVGKSTLLNKIAPDLQLETGEISESLGRGRHTTRAVSFYNLNGGKIADTPGFSSLDYEVSTAEDLNQAFPEIAEFSQSCKFRTCTHTHEPACAVKPAVESGQIASFRFDNYLQFLSEIENRRETYKKVAKKNSK, from the coding sequence TTGCAAGGAAAAATAATTAAGGCTCTGGCTGGCTTTTATTATGTAGAGTCAGACGGACAGGTTTATCAGACCAGAGCGCGGGGTAATTTTCGCAAAAAAGGGCAGACACCCTATGTTGGTGATGATGTCGAATTTTCAGCAGAAAAAGACTCGGAAGGCTATATTTTAAAAATAGCAGAGCGAAAGAACAGTCTTGTACGGCCGCCGATTGTCAACATTGACCAGGCAGTTGTAATCATGAGCGCGAAAGAGCCAGATTTCAATGCTAATCTATTGGATCGTTTTCTGGTGCTTTTAGAGCATAAACAGATTCATCCTATTATCTACATCAGCAAGTTAGACCTGCTTGAAGATGAGCAGAGTTTGGATATCTATGTACAGGCCTATCAGGATATAGAGTATGAGGTTCTTAAGGCTACTGAGGAGTTGCTGCCGCTGCTGACAGGGAAAATCACTGTTTTTATGGGACAGACCGGGGTTGGAAAGTCCACTCTGCTCAATAAAATCGCTCCAGACCTGCAATTGGAAACAGGAGAGATTTCCGAAAGTTTGGGTCGTGGCCGCCATACGACACGGGCCGTCAGCTTTTACAATCTAAACGGCGGTAAGATTGCCGATACGCCAGGATTTTCGTCTTTGGATTACGAGGTGAGTACAGCTGAAGATCTCAATCAAGCTTTTCCAGAAATTGCTGAGTTCAGCCAGTCCTGTAAGTTTCGTACTTGCACTCATACTCACGAGCCGGCTTGTGCTGTCAAGCCAGCAGTTGAGTCCGGCCAGATAGCTTCATTCCGCTTTGATAATTATCTGCAGTTTCTCAGCGAGATTGAAAATCGTCGGGAAACCTATAAAAAAGTTGCCAAAAAAAATTCTAAATAA
- the rpe gene encoding ribulose-phosphate 3-epimerase, with product MTSFKIAPSILSADYANFEAELKKLEATGAEYAHIDIMDGHFVPNISFGAGVVASMRPHSKLVFDCHLMVSNPEHHIEEFARAGADIISIHAEATPHIHGALQKIRAAGVKPSVVINPGTPVEAVKNVLNLVDQVLVMTVNPGFGGQAFLPETMDKIRELVVLREVNQLNFDIEVDGGIDDKTIGIAKEAGANVFVAGSYVFKGDVNHQVQTLRDALHD from the coding sequence ATGACATCATTCAAAATTGCCCCTTCAATTCTAAGTGCGGACTATGCTAATTTTGAAGCAGAATTGAAGAAGTTAGAAGCGACAGGTGCTGAGTATGCCCATATCGATATTATGGATGGTCATTTTGTACCCAATATCAGCTTTGGGGCTGGGGTTGTTGCCAGTATGCGTCCTCACAGCAAGCTAGTCTTTGACTGCCATTTGATGGTTTCCAATCCTGAACATCATATCGAAGAATTCGCTCGTGCCGGTGCAGATATTATCAGCATCCATGCCGAAGCGACACCTCATATCCACGGAGCGCTGCAGAAGATTCGAGCAGCAGGAGTCAAGCCTAGTGTTGTGATTAATCCGGGAACACCAGTCGAAGCAGTCAAAAATGTCTTAAATCTGGTTGACCAAGTCCTTGTGATGACAGTTAATCCAGGATTTGGCGGCCAGGCCTTTCTGCCAGAAACCATGGATAAGATTCGTGAACTGGTGGTTCTGCGCGAAGTCAATCAGCTGAATTTTGATATTGAAGTGGATGGCGGTATTGACGATAAGACTATTGGGATTGCTAAAGAAGCTGGCGCCAATGTCTTCGTGGCTGGTAGCTATGTTTTCAAGGGTGATGTCAATCATCAAGTTCAGACCTTACGGGATGCCCTGCATGACTAA
- a CDS encoding thiamine diphosphokinase, producing the protein MTKVALFAGGNLEHFSLDFDVLVGVDRGSLFLLEQGVCPDLAVGDFDSVSKEELLRIKDRAKEVVQAHPEKDDTDLELAVLACFERYPDARLTIFGAFGGRLDHALANVFLPSNEKIAPYMEKIFLEDEQNLLTYVPKGRHEIKPVPGMRYLAFLPSDDVDLTIEGAKYPLNKDNFFFKKVYASNEFIDRPIYLDFDSGYTVVIYSKDRS; encoded by the coding sequence ATGACTAAGGTTGCACTGTTTGCTGGTGGGAACTTGGAGCATTTTAGCTTGGATTTTGATGTGTTGGTCGGAGTAGACCGCGGGAGCCTCTTTCTGCTTGAGCAAGGAGTTTGTCCGGATTTGGCTGTCGGGGATTTTGACTCTGTGAGCAAGGAAGAATTGCTGCGCATAAAAGATAGAGCGAAGGAAGTCGTTCAGGCCCATCCTGAAAAGGATGATACGGACTTGGAGTTAGCTGTTCTGGCTTGTTTTGAACGGTATCCAGATGCCCGTTTGACCATTTTCGGCGCCTTTGGGGGCCGTCTGGATCATGCCTTGGCCAATGTCTTCCTGCCCAGTAATGAAAAAATTGCACCTTATATGGAGAAGATTTTTCTGGAAGATGAGCAGAATCTGCTGACCTATGTTCCCAAGGGGCGCCATGAAATCAAACCAGTACCTGGCATGCGCTATCTGGCCTTTCTGCCATCGGATGACGTTGACCTAACGATTGAGGGCGCCAAATATCCGCTCAATAAAGATAACTTTTTTTTCAAAAAAGTATATGCTTCTAACGAATTTATAGATAGGCCCATTTATTTGGACTTTGATAGCGGATATACAGTCGTCATTTACAGCAAAGACAGGAGCTGA
- the rmuC gene encoding DNA recombination protein RmuC produces the protein MEFIIILILLGNLVLTFLLWQKLSQQTETLKQVLENQADHLSDQLDYRLEQESQKKQTAQKELELALGDRLSEVRTDLHRNLTELRLEISDNLTKNRDKTDERMRQIQESNETRLEQMRQTVEEKLEKTLQTRLQTSFETVSKQLESVNRGLGEMQSVARDVGTLNKVLSNTKTRGILGELQLGQIIEDIMTASQYEREFVTVAGSSERVEYAIKLPGQTEHEYVYLPIDSKFPLADYYRLEDAYESGSKEEIELYRKSLLASVKRFAKDIKSKYLAPPATTNFGIMFLPTEGLYSEVVRNPAFFDSLRREEQIVVAGPSTLSALLNSLSVGFKTLNIQKSADDISKVLGSVKSEFNKFGGILTKAQKHLQHASGNIDELLTRRTGAIERTLRHIELSDQDLDLTLLDFSEERENNED, from the coding sequence ATGGAGTTTATAATTATCCTCATTCTTTTGGGAAACCTAGTGCTGACCTTTCTCCTATGGCAAAAGCTTAGTCAGCAGACCGAGACGCTAAAGCAAGTCTTGGAAAATCAGGCAGATCATCTATCGGATCAGTTGGACTATCGCTTGGAGCAAGAAAGCCAGAAAAAGCAAACGGCTCAGAAAGAGCTGGAATTAGCTCTGGGAGACCGTTTGAGCGAGGTCAGGACAGATTTGCACCGCAACTTGACAGAGCTGCGCTTGGAAATCAGTGACAACCTGACCAAGAATCGGGATAAAACTGACGAGCGTATGCGGCAGATCCAAGAGTCCAATGAAACCCGTTTAGAACAGATGCGGCAGACCGTGGAAGAAAAACTGGAGAAAACACTTCAGACTCGTCTTCAGACTTCTTTTGAGACCGTTTCTAAGCAGTTGGAGTCTGTCAATCGCGGTCTGGGAGAAATGCAGAGTGTTGCTCGAGATGTCGGCACGCTGAACAAGGTTCTTTCCAACACCAAGACCCGAGGGATTCTAGGGGAGCTGCAGCTTGGTCAGATTATCGAGGACATCATGACGGCCAGTCAGTATGAGCGAGAGTTTGTGACGGTGGCCGGTTCCAGTGAGCGTGTCGAATATGCTATTAAACTGCCGGGACAGACAGAGCATGAATATGTCTATCTGCCTATTGATTCTAAGTTTCCTCTGGCTGATTACTACCGTTTGGAAGATGCTTATGAGTCTGGTAGCAAGGAAGAGATTGAGCTCTATCGCAAGTCTCTCTTAGCAAGTGTTAAACGCTTTGCCAAGGATATTAAGAGTAAATATCTGGCACCACCAGCTACGACCAATTTTGGAATTATGTTTCTGCCAACGGAAGGTCTCTATTCGGAAGTTGTCCGCAATCCAGCCTTTTTTGACAGTTTGCGACGTGAGGAGCAGATTGTGGTAGCGGGACCATCAACCCTATCTGCCTTGCTCAATTCACTGTCTGTCGGTTTTAAAACGCTCAATATCCAAAAAAGTGCGGACGACATCAGTAAGGTTCTGGGTTCTGTCAAATCCGAGTTTAATAAGTTCGGTGGCATTCTTACCAAGGCGCAGAAACATTTGCAGCATGCTTCGGGCAATATTGATGAACTCTTAACCCGTAGGACAGGAGCTATCGAAAGAACCTTACGCCATATTGAGCTGTCTGACCAAGACCTCGATTTGACCTTACTTGATTTTTCAGAAGAAAGGGAAAACAATGAAGATTAA
- a CDS encoding 3'-5' exoribonuclease YhaM family protein: MKINQMKKDELFEGFYLIKSAEVRQTRAGKNYLAFTFQDDTGVIEGKLWDAQPHNVEEFTAGKVVHMQGRREVYNNTPQVNQLTLRLPKAGEPNDPADFKEKPPVDQKEIRDYLSQMIFKIENSVWQRVVRSLYSKYDKEFYSYPAAKTNHHAFESGLAFHTATMVKLADAIGDIYPQLNKSLLFAGIMLHDLAKVIELSGPENTEYTVRGNLIGHIALIDEELTKTLMELKIDDSKEEVIVLRHVLLSHHGLLEYGSPVRPKIMEAEILHMIDNLDAEMMMMTAALGLVDPGQMSNKIFALEGRSFYKPKLEQ, from the coding sequence ATGAAGATTAATCAAATGAAAAAAGATGAACTGTTTGAAGGTTTCTATCTGATCAAGTCAGCAGAAGTCCGTCAGACAAGGGCTGGGAAAAATTATCTGGCTTTTACCTTCCAAGACGATACTGGAGTGATCGAGGGTAAACTTTGGGATGCTCAGCCACATAATGTTGAAGAATTCACTGCTGGCAAGGTTGTGCACATGCAAGGCCGACGGGAAGTTTACAATAACACGCCCCAAGTCAATCAACTTACCCTGCGCCTTCCTAAGGCTGGAGAGCCCAATGACCCAGCAGATTTCAAGGAAAAACCGCCAGTAGACCAGAAAGAAATCCGAGACTATTTATCTCAGATGATTTTCAAGATTGAGAATTCGGTCTGGCAGCGCGTGGTGCGCTCGCTTTATAGCAAGTATGACAAGGAGTTTTATTCTTATCCAGCTGCTAAGACCAATCACCATGCTTTTGAGTCGGGTCTGGCCTTTCATACCGCTACTATGGTCAAGCTGGCAGATGCTATCGGAGACATTTATCCTCAGCTTAATAAAAGCTTGTTATTCGCAGGGATCATGCTTCATGACTTGGCCAAGGTTATTGAGCTCAGCGGTCCGGAAAATACCGAGTATACTGTGCGAGGCAATCTGATTGGTCACATTGCTTTGATTGATGAAGAATTGACCAAGACCCTGATGGAGCTGAAAATTGATGACAGCAAAGAAGAAGTAATCGTCCTGCGGCATGTGCTTCTCAGCCACCACGGTCTCTTGGAATATGGCAGTCCTGTACGACCTAAGATTATGGAGGCAGAAATTCTGCACATGATTGATAATCTGGATGCGGAAATGATGATGATGACTGCTGCCTTGGGACTTGTTGATCCAGGTCAAATGAGCAATAAAATATTCGCTCTTGAAGGTCGTTCCTTCTACAAACCAAAACTTGAACAGTAA
- the purR gene encoding pur operon repressor, with amino-acid sequence MKLRRSERMVVISNYLINHPYELTSLNTFAEKYESAKSSISEDIVIIKRAFEEIEIGTIETITGAGGGVIFSPSISDAEAKTIVQGLCDQLSESNRILPGGYIYLSDLLSTPSILNNIGRIIAKSFKDQQIDAVMTVATKGVPLANAVANVLNVPFVIVRRDLKITEGSTVSVNYVSGSSGDRIEKMFLSKRSLKAGSRVLIVDDFLKGGGTITGMISLLSEFDSELAGVAVFADNAQANRDYLDYKSLLKVTNIDVKANTIDVEIGNIFD; translated from the coding sequence ATGAAATTAAGAAGAAGTGAGCGTATGGTGGTTATTTCTAATTATTTGATTAACCATCCTTATGAATTAACGAGCTTAAATACATTTGCAGAAAAATATGAATCTGCCAAATCTTCTATTTCAGAAGATATTGTCATTATTAAGCGAGCCTTTGAAGAGATTGAAATTGGGACCATTGAAACGATTACTGGTGCCGGTGGAGGAGTCATTTTCAGCCCGTCTATCTCAGATGCAGAAGCTAAGACCATTGTGCAAGGTCTTTGTGATCAGCTGTCTGAAAGTAATCGGATTCTTCCGGGGGGCTACATTTACCTATCGGACCTGCTCAGTACTCCATCCATTTTGAATAATATCGGACGGATCATTGCCAAAAGCTTTAAAGATCAACAGATTGATGCTGTCATGACGGTTGCGACTAAGGGGGTTCCTTTGGCCAATGCCGTAGCCAACGTACTTAATGTACCTTTTGTCATCGTTCGTCGGGATTTAAAGATTACAGAAGGATCGACGGTCAGTGTCAACTACGTATCGGGCTCCAGCGGAGATCGTATTGAAAAGATGTTCTTGTCCAAGCGCAGTCTCAAGGCTGGCAGTCGCGTCTTGATTGTGGATGACTTCCTCAAAGGTGGGGGAACCATTACAGGGATGATTAGCCTCTTATCTGAGTTTGACTCTGAGTTGGCAGGTGTAGCTGTCTTTGCGGACAATGCGCAGGCCAATCGCGATTATCTAGACTATAAATCGCTCTTGAAAGTAACCAATATTGATGTCAAGGCGAATACCATTGATGTGGAAATTGGAAATATATTTGATTAG
- the rpsL gene encoding 30S ribosomal protein S12, whose product MPTINQLVRKPRKSKVEKSKSPALNVGYNSHKKVQTNVSSPQKRGVATRVGTMTPKKPNSALRKFARVRLSNLIEVTAYIPGIGHNLQEHSVVLLRGGRVKDLPGVRYHIVRGALDTAGVTDRKQGRSKYGTKKPKA is encoded by the coding sequence ATGCCTACAATTAACCAATTGGTTCGCAAACCGCGTAAATCAAAAGTAGAAAAATCTAAATCACCAGCTTTGAACGTTGGTTACAACAGCCATAAAAAAGTTCAAACAAACGTATCTTCACCACAAAAACGTGGAGTTGCAACTCGTGTCGGAACTATGACACCTAAAAAACCGAACTCTGCCCTTCGTAAGTTTGCCCGTGTACGTCTGAGCAACTTGATTGAAGTTACAGCTTACATCCCAGGTATCGGACACAACCTGCAAGAGCACAGCGTGGTGCTTCTTCGTGGTGGACGTGTAAAAGACCTTCCAGGGGTACGTTACCATATCGTCCGCGGTGCACTTGATACAGCAGGTGTTACTGATCGTAAACAAGGCCGTTCTAAATACGGTACTAAAAAACCAAAAGCATAA
- the rpsG gene encoding 30S ribosomal protein S7, with product MSRKNQAPKREVLPDPLYNSKLVTRLINRVMLDGKRGTAASIVYGAFDQIKEATGNDALEVFETAMENIMPVLEVRARRVGGSNYQVPVEVRPERRTTLGLRWLVTIARQRGEHTMVDRLAKEILDASNNTGAAVKKREDTHRMAEANRAFAHFRW from the coding sequence ATGAGTCGTAAAAACCAAGCGCCTAAGCGCGAAGTATTGCCAGATCCGCTTTACAATTCAAAATTAGTTACTCGTCTTATCAACCGCGTTATGCTTGATGGTAAGCGTGGTACAGCGGCTTCTATCGTTTACGGAGCTTTTGACCAAATCAAAGAAGCAACTGGAAACGATGCGCTGGAAGTATTTGAAACAGCTATGGAAAACATCATGCCTGTACTTGAAGTTCGTGCTCGCCGTGTCGGTGGTTCAAACTACCAAGTTCCGGTTGAAGTTCGTCCAGAACGTCGTACAACACTTGGACTTCGCTGGTTGGTAACTATTGCTCGTCAACGTGGTGAGCACACAATGGTTGACCGCCTTGCAAAAGAAATCTTGGATGCATCTAACAACACTGGTGCAGCTGTTAAGAAACGTGAAGACACTCACCGTATGGCAGAAGCTAACCGTGCCTTCGCACACTTCCGTTGGTAA